The Thalassospira sp. TSL5-1 genome contains the following window.
CATTGCGTTGCAAGATGCCAATGCCACGTTTGATGGCCTCGGCCCGGTCGCCAATTTCAACCGCGCCTTCGCACGCGGCCTTGATGGCAGCGCGAATGGTTGCGGGGTCTTCACTACGCGGGTTGTCATCGGTGATGATGGCAATATCGGCATGTTCTTTTACCACACGCCCCATTTCCGGGCGTTTGCCGGTATCGCGATCACCGCCAGCACCAAAAACGCAAACCACCCGGCCCTTGCAATGGGGGCGAACGGCCTTGATCACGGTTTCAAGGGCGTCGGGGGTGTGGGCGTAATCGACAAAAACCGGCGCGCCAAATTTGGTTTTACCCACCAGTTCCAGGCGGCCGCGCACACCTTCGAGTTTTTCAAGCGCATTTACGGCGGCTTCAACATCCGCGCCAGAGGCAATTACGATGCCCAGGGCAGCCAGGGCATTCATGATCTGGAAGGTGCCCATCAGGGGCAGATGAACATTATATTCCGCATCCTCGATCGCAATGCGAATTTGCGTGCCGGTGGCGTCGGGCTTGGCTGACAGAAGCTTTATGCCATTCCCCTTCACACCATAGGACAGAACATTAATCCCGCGATCCTGGCAGATATGGCGTAATTTGTCATATTGGGGGATATCGGCATTGATGACGGCGGTGCCATCCGTTGTCAGCAATTCGCCAAACAGGCGGGCCTTGGCAGTGAAATATTTGTCGAGATCGCCGTGATAATCCAGATGGTCCCGCGACAGGTTGGTAAAGGCGGCAACCTTTATTTTCACTCCGTCAAGGCGGTACTGGTCCAGCCCGTGCGAACTTGCTTCCATTGCGACATGGGTAACGCCGATGTCGCACATATCGGCCAGCGAATGATGCAAGGCGACCGGGTCTGGCGTGGTGAGCGAACCGGGAATTTTCGCTCCGGCCGCGCGAATACCCAGCGTGCCGATCGAGCCGGAAAGCTTGCCCAGGATTGTCCAGAGCTGTTCGGTGAAAACCGCCGTCGAGGTTTTGCCATTGGTGCCGGTAATGGCAGCAATGGTTTCAGGCTGGTGGCCATAAAAGCGTGCGGCAAGCTGCGCGTAACGCTGACGCGGGTTTTCAACCGGAATAAGCGGCACGGTAATGGCCGGTTCTTTCGGGGTATCTTTGGGGGCCAAAATGGCCGATGCGCCCGCGCGCAGGGCGTCTTTGATGTATTTGGTGCCGTCGTCGCGCGCCCCCTGGAGGGCGGCGAACATATATCCTTCACGCACAGCGCGTGAATCTGCTGTCAGGCCCTTGATGTCCGGGTCTTGTCCCTGGGCATGTTTCATTGCTGCCTGATCTCCTGCCATAAGCTCAGAAAGACGCAAGTTTGCGTTCCTCCTTGCGAAGATCCAATCGCAACGCCTGCTCTATTTCCGGCGCCTTCGCGTACGCCGGTTCAATCCCGAGAAGGGGAGCAATACGTGTCACAACCTTGCCAACGGCCGGGGCTGAAACCCAGCCCGCCGTGGCATAACCAAAAGTTTCTTTTGTGCCTTGTGGTCCATCCAGCGTTACAAGAACCGCATAGCGCGGGTCCTGCATCGGGAAGGCGGCCACAAAGGTAGACATTCGGGCATTCTTGACGTAGCGCCCGTTTACAAGTTTATCCGCCGTGCCGGTTTTACCCCCAAGGAAGTAACCCGGAACGTCGGCTTTTTTGCCTGATCCTTCAGTGACGACAAGGCGCATCAGGCGGCGCATTTCGTCAGACGTCTTTTTGGAAATCACCCGCACACCGGCCGGTGCGCCATCCTGTTTCAGGATGGTGCTGGGGCGGCGAATGCCCCCATTGGAAATGGTGGCAATGCCATTGACCAGTTGCAGTGGTGTGACTGCGATGCCGTGCCCGTAGGAAATCGTCATCAGGTTGATTTCGCGCCACGGATTGGGCAGCAGGGGGGCACCAACTTCGGGCAGTTCGACATCGGATGTGTCGAGAAAGCCAAAAGCCTTCATGTATTTCTTTTGGGTATCAATGCCAAATTCCATCGCCATCCGGGCTGACCCGATATTCGAGCTGTAGGCCAGAATTTCCGGCACCGTCAGCCAGCGGTTTTCGGCATGGAAGTCATGGATGCTAAACCGGGCAACGCGCAGCGGCTTGGTGGCATCATAGGTGCTGTTCAATGTTGCCGTGCCGGTATCGAGCGCAATGGCGGCATTAAACAGTTTAAAGACTGATCCCTGTTCATAAACACCCAGGGTGGCGCGGTTAAAACGCGCATCGGCCGGGCCCTGGCCGGGGCGGTGCGGGTCAAAGTCGGGCAGGGAAACCATGCCCAGTACTTCGCCGGTGTAAATGTCCATCACCAGGCCGGTGGCACCTGCCGCACTATAGGTTTGCATCGCGCTTGCGACTTCGGCGCGCAGGGCATGCTGCACGCGAATATCAACCGACAGGCGCAGCGGGCCGGAATTGCTGCGCAGGTCATTGTCAAATTCGCGTTCGGCCCCGGCAATACCGTTATTGTCGATGTCGGTAAAACCCAGAACATGGGCAAACAGGCGGCCCTGCGGGTAAACACGGCGTTCTTCGCGCTGGAAGTTCAGGCCGGGAATGCCCAGCGCATTAACTTTGTATTGCTGGTCCGGTGTCAGGTTACGCCGTATCCAGACAAACGCCTTTTGCGAGCCCAGATGGCGGATCAGCGTATCGCGATCCAACCCTGGCAGCACGGTCAGCAAATGATCTGCCGCCCCCACCGGGTCCTTGATGACACGGGCATCGGCATAAAGCGAACTGGTCGGAAGGTCAGTCGCCAGCAAAATGCCGTTGCGGTCCACAATATCGGCGCGCTCGGTTTTCAGCTCGCGGCTGTCGGTGCCGGCTGTCAGGTCCGGTTCGTTGCCCTGTTTCAGAACGGTGGCATTAAACAGGCCCCCGGCAATCCACAAAAAGCCGATGCCAAACATGATGCCGGTAATAAAAATGCGATTACGCGCTGTTTCCAGCGCGTGCTTTTCACGTTGTTCCGGGCCAAGTTCGGGGCGATCACCGCGCAGCCAGTATGAAAACCGCAACAGGTTCATTGTGTACCCTCCCCATCAGCCGGGGCCGGAATGGCGGCACTTGGACCATCAATGATCATGTTTTCCGCCGCCTCGTCATAGGCGCGGTCAGACGGGCGGTCCCGTGGGGCGGGCATATAGGCAACGGCCTCGCCAAATTTGTCCAGACGATAACGTTTGGCATCGGTGTCGGTCGGGATATTATCGATGCTGGCCATCTGAAGGGGTTGAATCTGCTGAAGTTTCAGATATTCCTTTGCCAGTTTCTCGATCCGGGCTGGGGAATTCAGATAGCTCCATTCCGCCTGGAAAACATGGATGCTTTCCTGCTCGTCCAGGATTTCCGACTGGATGGAGGCATAACGGCGCTCGAGCCGTTCCACCTCGTGCGAAATCCAGTAGGTGCCCACCCCGATCAGAACGGTCATTACAAACCAGAAAGCCGTCATGATCTTTGTCATGCGATACCTCCGGTCTGGCGGGCGGTAGAGGGCACGTCGTTGCGTGCCGCAGCGCGCAGCTTGGCCGAACGTGCACGCGGATTGGCACGCAATTCATCCTTTTGCGCGGTCACAGCCTTGCGGCTAAGGCTGGCAAAGGTTGGCTTTGCCACTTCGGGTTCACCTGGCAGGCGGCGGGACAGTTTGCCAGGATCGCCGCAGCGTTCCTTGAAAAAGGTTTTCACCAGTCGGTCTTCCAGCGAATGGAAGGTAACAACCACCAAACGTCCGCCGGGTTTCAGCATGGCTTCGGCAGCATTTAAGGCGCGGTCCAGTTCGCCCAGTTCGTCATTCACATGAATGCGCAGGCCCTGAAAGGTGCGGGTGGCAGGGTCAATGCCGTCTTTGGATTTGCGCACGACAGACCGCACCGCACTGGCAAGCTGACCGGTGGAGGTAAAGGGCGTTTCTTCGCGCATTTCAACAATTTTGCGGGCAACCTTGCGCGAGGCGCGTTCTTCGCCAAACCGGTAAATGACATTGGCAATGTCTTCTTCATCGGCGGTGTTGACAAAATCGGCCGCACTGGGGCCGGACATCGACATGCGCATATCCAGCGGACCATCGGTGCGGAAGGAAAAACCACGCTCCGCCTGGTCAAGCTGCATGGAGGATACGCCAATATCCAGAACAATGCCGTCAACCTGTTCAACGCCGTGTGCAGGCAGCAGGGTTGCCATCTCGCCAAAGCAGCCTTCGACCATATGAAAGCGGCCTTGATAGTCCGCCTCGAGTTTATGGCCGGTTTCAACCGCACTCGGGTCGCGGTCAATGCCGTAAAGCGTGCAGGGCGCATGGTCCAGAATGGCACGGCTATAGCCACCGGCGCCAAAGGTGCCATCGACCATGACTTCGCCGTCGGCCGGGCTTAGATGTTCCAGAACTTCGCGCAGCAAAACGGGTTTGTGCGGATTGGCAGGTGACGGATCAAAAGGCAGCGGGTTGGTCATCATGCGTCATCCTCTGGCAGGTCGGGTTCAGAGGAGGCGTTGCCAGCAGCGGCGCGTGCCGGCATGGCAGATGCCGGTTTCAGCTTCAGCGTGGAACCGCGATTGACCAGGCGGGTGCGGCTGGCGGTTTTGCGGTCAGTAAAGGTCTCGGGGTTCCAGATGCGGAAGGTCCGGCCACGGCCGACAAAGGCCACCTGGTCGGTGATACCGGCATAATCGATCAGTTCGGGCGGCAGAATGATACGGCCTTCGCCGTCAAAGGGCAGGGCATGGGAGGCACCAAGAATGGTATCGGCCAGGTCTTCGGCTTCGTCCGAGAACATCTCCATGTCGTCCAGCGAGGCGGCAATGCGCTCCATATGGCTTTCAGAGCAGCCCTCGATGGTGGGTTCCTTGGGGGACTCATAGACGTAAATACCGGCAAAGCCATCGGCTTCCAGGGCGGCACGGAACCTTTTGGGCACGGAGACGCGCCCTTTCCGGTCCAGTTTGTGAATGTGCGTCCCTGTGAACAGCACCCGCCTAAATCCCCTGCTCATGACCGCTGGATAACGAAGTTTGGAAAGAGACATCGTAACCAGACGTCTGTGCCCCACTTGGCACTGCCAAAATGCCTGTTTAATGGGGTATCATGGGATCATATGGGGGTCAATGGGATTTGATGGGTCTAACTGTGATATTTGTGGGCAATTCTGCCCTTTTTCGGCCTTTTTCCCAAACGGCAAATAGGTAACAAAAGGTGCAATTTCAGTACGTTTTTGCCTTTTGGCCCATGAAATCCCAAATATGACCATGTGAGCCCATCAGGGATTGGTTTTTTCACCACAATGGGGTTTGATGGGATAAAGAACATTTCCGGTGCGCCGGATTTGCCTGTCTGCCATTTTGCGAACCGGAGTCAGTTTTGCAGACAAAGACTATGATCAGGTTAATTGCGGGCCATGTTGCCGTGTTGGGGATGCTTTACGCTGGGCCTGTTTTTGCACAAAGCAGCGCAACAGGCAGTCAAAGCCGGTCGGGCACCAGCAATCATGGTAAAACCCAAACCCAGTCCCAGGGCGGCTATAACGCGATTTCCCCGCAAATGCGCCAGATGTTGCCTGCCCTGATGCAGCAATTGCAAAATAACCCAGCCCTGCTGGAGCAATTTGGCCTGGGCGGATTGGGTGGTTTAAATGGCGGGTTAAACGGCCTTGCTGGAACGGCCCTGGGGCAGGGAAATGGCGATGGCCGTAATGAAATTGGTGCCGGCGGCATTGGCGATATGGGTTTGCCCGCCATTCCCGGTGTCAATGTGCCCAATGTGCCGGGCGCTCAAAATGGGGCTGGCACAGCGGCAAACAACACTGCGGCCGAGGCTGCGCGCAAGGGCGGGCTGGTGGTGCCGCCTTTGCCCGTGCCCGAACAGGTCACAATTTATCGAGGGCAGTATCATCCATCCGATATTAATCAGGATGGCCGGATAGATGCCGATGAAGCCGCCAGTTACGCCGCCTGGATGTTTCGCCGCCACGATATTAATGGCGATAATGTTTTGGTGCTGCGCGAATTTTCGGCGGTCGAGGCCCTGCCCGGATCGGCCGAGGCCAACAGGACCCGCCTGCGCACCGAGGCCCGCCGCCTTGAATTGCTGTTTCCCCAATATGACAGCAATAACGATCAGATGATCGACAAGGCCGAATTCATGGACAAAATCGCCGCCAATTTTGATCAAAAACGTGGTGCCGCCAAGGATATCAGCCCTTTTGTGTTTCAGACCGTTCTGCCATTTTAAGGGGCGCGGTTTAGGCGCGTTTTTCGTATCGGTTGCGGGCGATTTTTGCGGCAGGTTGGCAATTGGTCCGATGCGGCTTATTGTTAAGGAATTGTCACGACAGAAAAGGTGACAAAACCTGTCTTGCAGGTCATACATGGGCCAAATTATCCGGCACGCCAAGACGGAGACCGCACATGGAAAGCAACGAAATCTACGCGCCCGTTCGCACACCAAGCGATACTGACCAGCCGAAAAATACCGACGGCGAGGTTACTCTGTCCGATGCCGAAAAAGACCCGCGTACCGATATCGAAGTCAGCGAACGTCACGTTGAGGCGGAGCTTGCCGCCGCAGATGGCGAAGAAGATATTCATTGTGATGCAGATAGCCTGAACGAAGTTGATGCGGGTAGCCCTGTCGGGGAACCTGCCGCGATTGTCGGAACCAAAATTGTCGCGCCTGGCAAGGCGGGCACGGCTGCTCCGGTCTGGATTGATCTGCTGGAGCCAACAGCCAGCGAGCTGCGCGCGATCGAGGCCCGTTTTGGCATCGAGGTGCCAACCCGCGAGGAAATGCAGGAGATCGAGCTGTCATCCCGGTTATATGATGAAGACGGTGCCCTGTTTATGACCGTCACCATCCTGAACCGGGCCGCGACTGATGACCCGGAAAGCACGGCGGTCACGTTTATTCTGGTTAAAAAAACGCTGATTACCCTGCGTTATGCCGACCCGGTACCATTTAAAACCTATACCCGCCGTGTGAAACGCTCGCCCGGCCTGGCCAGTTCATCGGATGCGGTTTTGCTGGGCCTGCTGGAACAGATTGTCGACCGGCTGGCCGATATTATGGAAATTGCGGTGGCGGATCTGGAAAAAATCTCGAATGCGGTTTTTTCCAAGGAAGGCAACGGATCGGACCAGGATCACCACGAAAACCTGCGTCGCATTGGCCGGGCGGGCAACCTTGCCAGCAAGGCCAAGGACAGCCTGCTTAACCTTAACCGCATGGCGCTGTTTTTAAATACCCAGGCGCGGTTTAAAAAGGATGCCAAAGTTCGCCTGAAAACCCTGTCACGCGATATTGTGTCCATTACCGAACATGCCAATTTCGTCGCCAACAAGGTGACATTCCTGCTGGATGCAACATTGGGCATGATCAACCTTGAACAGAACAATATTATCAAGATTTTCTCGGTCGCGGCGGCGGCCTTTCTGCCGCCGACCCTGATCGCGAGTATTTATGGCATGAACTTTGAGTTCATGCCCGAATTGCACTGGGAATATGGTTATCCGCTGGCAATTGCCTTGATGGTTTTATCGGCCGTTGGGCCGCTTTGGTATTTTAAGCGGAAAGGCTGGCTTTAAAGCGTGCACGGTAGTCGCTTGGGGCAACGCCAAGGTTTTTCATAAACACCCGTCGCATCCGTTCATCATCACCAAACCCGCATAAATCGGCGATTCTTCCGATGGTCAGGTTGCTATTTTCCAGATCGTGGCGCGCGCTTTCCATCCGCATGGCCTCCAGCGCATGGGCCGGGCCTTTGCCGGTTTCACGGGCATAAATGCGCGAAAAGTTGCGTGGGCTCATATTTGCCTGTGCTGCCAGGTCTTCCACGCTCAGGCGCAAATGCAGGTTTTTGCGCATCCAGACATGCAATTCATCAAATCGTCCGCCTTTGTCTGTGCCCTGCTGGCTTAGGGGCTGGCTGAATTGTGATTGTCCGCCGGGGCGCTTGATAAACATGATCAGCCCGCGTGCCACTGCCAGGGCCTGTGCCCGGCCCAAATCCTCCTCGATCATGGCAATTGCCATGTCGATGCCGGTTGTCACCCCGGCCGATGTCCAAACCGGGCCATCACGCACATAAATCGGGTCTGTTTTCACATGGGCATCGGGAAAACGCTGGGCCAAACGCTCACACCAGCGCCAGTGTGTAACAACTTCGCGCCCGGTAAGGTAGCCCGCCTGACCCAGCAAAAAGGCCCCGATGCAAATTGATGCGACCCGCCGTACCCGGTTTTGCTGTGCGACAAGCCAGTTTACCAAGACCGTATCCTGCAGGGCTTCCAGTTTTTCATCGGTTCCCGCGACGATCAGGGTATCGATAGGGTGTTTGGCAATCTCGGTTAGGGCAACCGTGGGCAGGGCAATGCCGGTATCGGTCATAACCGCCCCGCCATCGCACGATGCCAGTACGATGTCGTAAGGTAACGGGTGGCTTTCGAGTTTGGTTTTTGCGGCATTCAGTCCGCAATTTTGGCGGTTATCAGCCAGTAAATTGGCATCGTGAAAGGCCTGCAGCGGCCCGGTCACATCCAACAACACCGAATGCGGTGTTATGACAAAAACGATCCGGCGCTGTTTCATCTTGCGGCCTTTGGCATGTTGCAGGGCATTTGGCATAAAGTAAGGGATGTTTGTCATTTATGCCAGATAGGGATGGCGTAGTTTGTGCGGTGTGGAAATCACCATTTTTAAATTCCCCTGATGGCAGGAAACAAATGACGTCTGATATATTCAAGACCAGCACCAATATCAAAGAACACAATCTTCCCGCCTTGATCCTGATTGACTGGCAAACAGGGTTTCGTGACCTGGATTATTGGGGCCCACGCAATAACCCGGCGGCTGAAGGCAATGCTGAAAGGTTGCTGGCATTTTGGCGGCAACGCGGTGGGATTATTATCCATGTTCGCCATGATTCAACGACACCAGCATCGCCGCTTTTTCCCGGCAAGGCCAGCCATGCCTTTGAGGCATTCGTCACGCCAAAGAAAGGCGAGGTGGTATATGGCAAAAACGTCAATTCCGCCTTCATCGGCACAACATTGGAGGCGGATTTACGTTCGGCCGGACATAACAGGCTGGTGATGTGCGGTATAAGTACAGACCATTGCGTAAACACGACAACGCGGATGGCGGGAAATTTGGGTTTTGAGGTGCAATTGGTATCAGATGCGTGCTTTTGTTTTGACCGTGTCCACCCGGACGGACAGACCATACCCGCACAAATGGTGCATGATGTTCATCTTGCTGGCCTGTCGGGGGAATTTGCCGTGATCGTCACCGCGGATCAGATCATAGAGCAGCAAGGTTAATGCAATTGACTCGCAAGTAATATGGGTGCAATTTGGGCGAAATTTTTACAGGAGGCCGGAATGGCGAAAATTGAAACCCATGATCAATTGCGTAGCATTTACGGCGATCCGATGGAAATTGCGCTGCAAAAAGAACTGTCAGTCCTCGATAAGCATTGCCGCCGTTTTATTGAACTTGCCCCCTTTGCCGTGATTTCATCGGCGAACGAAAAGGGCGAGGGCGATGTAAGCCCGCGCGGCGATGGACCCGGTTTTGTGAAGGTGCTGGATGATAAAACCATCCTGATGCCGGACCGCCCCGGCAACCGCCGTCTTGATACATTATCCAATATTCTGGTGAACCCTCAGGTGGGTTTGCTGTTTATGGTGCCGGGCATGAATGAAACCCTGCGCCTTAACGGCACGGCAGAACTGCATGATGATGCCGACCTGCTTGCGCTGTTTGCCGATACCGGCAAGCTGCCGATTTCCGTTATAAAAATTACGGTTCGCGAAGCCTATCTGCATTGTGCCAAATCATTGATGCGCTCGCGCCTGTGGCAGGCGGACGCCCAAATTGATCGTAAATCCTTCCCGACACTGGGGGCGATCATCAAGGATCAGCTTTCGCTGGAGGGTGGTGAGGAAACAACCCAGGAAGAAGCGGACGCTTATTTCGCCAAGTCTATTGCCGAAAAAGGCTAGGACTTTTCGCCATTACCGCGAGACATTTGGCCCGGTATTGAAAGATGCCGGGTTTTTGCTGTCTGACAGGTTTGTAGAATATGTGCCGGTTCAGGCCTGTTTGCACGGGGATAGGGAAGAAATACCAGATGGCCTGTAAGCCGGGTTCTGTCCCTGCGGCGAACCGCATTGTATGGCCATTCATCTGGGACATTCGTCACCGAATGCCTCCTGCAACCAACCCGAATGGTGGCCCGAAAACCGACCTGCCGACAGCGGCGAACCGCCCGGCCGACCATTCCTATTAGGTTTTGCTCCCGGTGGGGTTTACCATGCGTCCCGCGTTACCTAAGGACCGGTGCGCTCTTACCGCACCCTTTCACCCTTGCCCGATGGCTTGCGCGATCGGGCGGTTTGCTTTCTGTGGCACTTTCCCTGGGGTCGCCCCCGCCAGACGTTATCTGGCACCGTGTTTCCGTGGAGCCCGGACTTTCCTCCCCTTCCTGCGTTGCCACAAGAAAGGGCGACCATCCAGCCATCTGGTGGGCGCGGTTTACGCTAGCCCGCCAGTAAGGTCAAGCAAAAGCAGTATCTCGGGCATGGATTGAAAGCCGGTTGGCCGTCCACAATTAAGTCTGTTTGCCTCTTGAAAAATGGCGGCCTTAATTACTACTTAAGGATAGTAATTAACATACCTTTTCGCCGGATGATTTTTATGTTCAAGGTGCATTGGCGCCAGCTTTGTTTCTGTTTTTTTGTTGTGACTGTTGTGGGGCTGCCATTGGCGCAGTCCCGGGCAGGGGCGGAAGCGGTGCGACTATGCTTCACCCGCTGGGAACCTTATGCCTACGATAATGGCGACGGTCATGGGCCGACAGGGTTGGCTATTGATATTGCCAGGCGGGCCTTTGAACTTTCAGGGCGCGAGGTGACATTTGTTCAAATGCCCCATTCACGCTGTCACATCGGTATTCGTTTGGGTCTTTATGATGGCATCCTGTTTGAAAGCCTGAAAGAAAAACCGGTTGAGAAACTGGTGACCTCGCGTTTTGCCCTGATAAACCGGGTACTGGTTGCCGTGGTGCGCGACAGTTATCCTCACACCCGTTATCGCGGTCTTGACACATTTGAAGGGGCAAACTGGCTGCGTATTGTTGGGGATGATTACCCGGAAAAGATCATTAATGATCCGGATATGTATCCGGTTGATGTGGGTGAAAATGCCCACGGCCTGTTGATGTTGCGCCGAAACTATGTGGATGTCGTGTTTCGCGATCTGGCCAGCCTGCATTTTGGTGCCGATGCCGTTAAGGGGGCGACAGGGTTAAAGACGCTGTTACCTGCGGTGGATGTTGAACCCTTTTATATGCGGCTGGAAGAACGGTTGGCCCCGGTGATGCAGGCGTATGACGATGCCACCGCCAAGATGTTGTCGGATGGCAGCATTGATCGCCTGTTTTACAAGCATCTTGGTTTTAGCCAAATCGCCTTTAACCACTATTTTTCCGGTACGGACACGCCGGTTTTACCGCAGGACCGTTTAATGCCATAAGGTCTGTTCGGTTCAAGCCGTCGGCGGGCACTGGGCAATCAGGTCTTTTAAGATGGCAATGCTTTGCGCATCGGCATGCCCATTCAGGCAGGAAGGCCGCCAATGCCTTTGAAAGGCAACACGGTTATGGATCGGGTCGCCGGGGCCATAGCCAAATTGCAATAGCAGGCTGTCAAACAGGGCTTCGCAATCCGTATGTTCATGCTTTGACGAGGTTGCATCCTCCGCAGGGTTTGGCCTGTGGGTGCCTGCATCGCTCTCTGACAGGGCAGCGGTATTTTGCGGCGGGTAGTGTTCGCCTGCGGCAATGGCCGTGCTTACCTGATCGTCATGATAGGTGCTTTGATCGGTATTTTCGGCGGTTTTTTCCGTTTTGGATGGCGGGTTTATCGCTTCTTCGTCCGGCCAGAGGCCAATGCCTTCGGCGGCAAGTTGCTGCCAGGGGAAAAGCTCGCCCGGGTCTTCCTTGCGGTCCGGTGCCATGTCGGAATGGGCAATGATGTGATGGGCGGGAATATCGTGGCGCGCCAAAATGGCCTTGCACAGGGCCTTGAGCGCATCGATCTGTTGCACGGCAAAGGGCCGATAGCCAAATTCATGGCCGGGATTGACAATTTCAATGCCAATGGAGCGTGAATTGACATCAGAGCATCCGCGCCATTGGCCGCGTCCGGCATGCCATGCGCGTTTGGTTTCGGCAACAAGCTGATAGATACAGCCATCTTCCTCGATCATGTAGTGGGCGGAAACCTGGGAGGCCGGGTCACACATGCGCTCAAGGGCCATTTCACCGCTGGGCATGCCGGTATAATGCAATACCAGCATGTCAATTGTGCTATCGGCAGGGCGTTCGCCAAAATTGGGCGAGGGGTGCCATATAATGGGCAGTTCCTGCGATCCCGGCATTGTGTTTAATCCATTCCCTGTTCCTGGTTCTGTGGTGGTTTGCGAAACATGATCACGCCAACACCGGCCAGAACGGTTAACCCACCAATGATTTTAAACGTACTGATGCTTTCCCCGAATACCAGAATTGATCCCGTTACACTGATCACGGGGGCCAAAAGTGACCAGGGCACCACCTGGTTCACATCATATGTCTTGAGCAGATAATACCACGACCCGTACGCTACGATAGACGACATAAAAACGGTGAAGCTTAAATTTGCCCAGGCAACCCAGCTTGCATTTATAACGGCGTGCACCGCGCCCGGTTCCAGAAAAAATGACAAAACCAGCAATTGCGGTGCGGCCATCAGGCCCATCCAGCCATTCAGCTCGAAGGTGTTGATGTCGCCCAGTTTTTTGATCAACACATTGGCAACCGCCCACATCAGGGCGGCAAACACCACCAGCAGCAGCGGCAGTTTAAGGTCGGTCATTGTCGGGTCCCAGAACATCAGGGTCACACCAACAAAGGCTAGCGTCATGCCCAGCAGGCGTTTCCAGCCCAGCCGGTCATTGAAGAAATAGGTCGCGAGCATGGATGAAAACGGCACACCCAGCAAAA
Protein-coding sequences here:
- a CDS encoding cysteine hydrolase family protein, which produces MTSDIFKTSTNIKEHNLPALILIDWQTGFRDLDYWGPRNNPAAEGNAERLLAFWRQRGGIIIHVRHDSTTPASPLFPGKASHAFEAFVTPKKGEVVYGKNVNSAFIGTTLEADLRSAGHNRLVMCGISTDHCVNTTTRMAGNLGFEVQLVSDACFCFDRVHPDGQTIPAQMVHDVHLAGLSGEFAVIVTADQIIEQQG
- a CDS encoding division/cell wall cluster transcriptional repressor MraZ; the protein is MSLSKLRYPAVMSRGFRRVLFTGTHIHKLDRKGRVSVPKRFRAALEADGFAGIYVYESPKEPTIEGCSESHMERIAASLDDMEMFSDEAEDLADTILGASHALPFDGEGRIILPPELIDYAGITDQVAFVGRGRTFRIWNPETFTDRKTASRTRLVNRGSTLKLKPASAMPARAAAGNASSEPDLPEDDA
- a CDS encoding GlxA family transcriptional regulator; translated protein: MTNIPYFMPNALQHAKGRKMKQRRIVFVITPHSVLLDVTGPLQAFHDANLLADNRQNCGLNAAKTKLESHPLPYDIVLASCDGGAVMTDTGIALPTVALTEIAKHPIDTLIVAGTDEKLEALQDTVLVNWLVAQQNRVRRVASICIGAFLLGQAGYLTGREVVTHWRWCERLAQRFPDAHVKTDPIYVRDGPVWTSAGVTTGIDMAIAMIEEDLGRAQALAVARGLIMFIKRPGGQSQFSQPLSQQGTDKGGRFDELHVWMRKNLHLRLSVEDLAAQANMSPRNFSRIYARETGKGPAHALEAMRMESARHDLENSNLTIGRIADLCGFGDDERMRRVFMKNLGVAPSDYRARFKASLSA
- a CDS encoding penicillin-binding protein 2; its protein translation is MNLLRFSYWLRGDRPELGPEQREKHALETARNRIFITGIMFGIGFLWIAGGLFNATVLKQGNEPDLTAGTDSRELKTERADIVDRNGILLATDLPTSSLYADARVIKDPVGAADHLLTVLPGLDRDTLIRHLGSQKAFVWIRRNLTPDQQYKVNALGIPGLNFQREERRVYPQGRLFAHVLGFTDIDNNGIAGAEREFDNDLRSNSGPLRLSVDIRVQHALRAEVASAMQTYSAAGATGLVMDIYTGEVLGMVSLPDFDPHRPGQGPADARFNRATLGVYEQGSVFKLFNAAIALDTGTATLNSTYDATKPLRVARFSIHDFHAENRWLTVPEILAYSSNIGSARMAMEFGIDTQKKYMKAFGFLDTSDVELPEVGAPLLPNPWREINLMTISYGHGIAVTPLQLVNGIATISNGGIRRPSTILKQDGAPAGVRVISKKTSDEMRRLMRLVVTEGSGKKADVPGYFLGGKTGTADKLVNGRYVKNARMSTFVAAFPMQDPRYAVLVTLDGPQGTKETFGYATAGWVSAPAVGKVVTRIAPLLGIEPAYAKAPEIEQALRLDLRKEERKLASF
- the rsmH gene encoding 16S rRNA (cytosine(1402)-N(4))-methyltransferase RsmH, whose translation is MMTNPLPFDPSPANPHKPVLLREVLEHLSPADGEVMVDGTFGAGGYSRAILDHAPCTLYGIDRDPSAVETGHKLEADYQGRFHMVEGCFGEMATLLPAHGVEQVDGIVLDIGVSSMQLDQAERGFSFRTDGPLDMRMSMSGPSAADFVNTADEEDIANVIYRFGEERASRKVARKIVEMREETPFTSTGQLASAVRSVVRKSKDGIDPATRTFQGLRIHVNDELGELDRALNAAEAMLKPGGRLVVVTFHSLEDRLVKTFFKERCGDPGKLSRRLPGEPEVAKPTFASLSRKAVTAQKDELRANPRARSAKLRAAARNDVPSTARQTGGIA
- the corA gene encoding magnesium/cobalt transporter CorA; this encodes MESNEIYAPVRTPSDTDQPKNTDGEVTLSDAEKDPRTDIEVSERHVEAELAAADGEEDIHCDADSLNEVDAGSPVGEPAAIVGTKIVAPGKAGTAAPVWIDLLEPTASELRAIEARFGIEVPTREEMQEIELSSRLYDEDGALFMTVTILNRAATDDPESTAVTFILVKKTLITLRYADPVPFKTYTRRVKRSPGLASSSDAVLLGLLEQIVDRLADIMEIAVADLEKISNAVFSKEGNGSDQDHHENLRRIGRAGNLASKAKDSLLNLNRMALFLNTQARFKKDAKVRLKTLSRDIVSITEHANFVANKVTFLLDATLGMINLEQNNIIKIFSVAAAAFLPPTLIASIYGMNFEFMPELHWEYGYPLAIALMVLSAVGPLWYFKRKGWL
- a CDS encoding UDP-N-acetylmuramoyl-L-alanyl-D-glutamate--2,6-diaminopimelate ligase is translated as MKHAQGQDPDIKGLTADSRAVREGYMFAALQGARDDGTKYIKDALRAGASAILAPKDTPKEPAITVPLIPVENPRQRYAQLAARFYGHQPETIAAITGTNGKTSTAVFTEQLWTILGKLSGSIGTLGIRAAGAKIPGSLTTPDPVALHHSLADMCDIGVTHVAMEASSHGLDQYRLDGVKIKVAAFTNLSRDHLDYHGDLDKYFTAKARLFGELLTTDGTAVINADIPQYDKLRHICQDRGINVLSYGVKGNGIKLLSAKPDATGTQIRIAIEDAEYNVHLPLMGTFQIMNALAALGIVIASGADVEAAVNALEKLEGVRGRLELVGKTKFGAPVFVDYAHTPDALETVIKAVRPHCKGRVVCVFGAGGDRDTGKRPEMGRVVKEHADIAIITDDNPRSEDPATIRAAIKAACEGAVEIGDRAEAIKRGIGILQRNDILIIAGKGHERGQIVKGTVLPFDDAAVARNILLGGN